The Rhodobacter sp. CZR27 genome includes a window with the following:
- a CDS encoding polysaccharide biosynthesis/export family protein: MAALRSHIFAVLALGLVPATASAESYTISPSDLLRLRVLDWQPVDGTMTEWEAMTGEYRVNADGTISVPFLGAVEAAGHTPAQLGTLISDGLMERLALPDMPDATVEIAEYRPVIVAGHVREPGEVVFRPGLTARQAIAMAGGPSDEIRSSPATVRELISGEGELRILLDSRDGMLARRARLIAERSGEPDLAPPPELDTARGRTLIAEERAFMELRRDQLSRNLAAIDAQSELLKAEIEALKAKTVQLETQRELAEKEMSNAKNLSERGLVASGRLFETQRTLATIESQLLDTSTAILRARQGITTGERDRIELQDGRSSEIVSQLQEVEAQILEMDRKIDTQRNLSVSLLSQAGGQDLPTSPESLAAMTEVVVLRNEGEEMRQIADAMDALLEPGDMVQMTLRPPSTN; the protein is encoded by the coding sequence ATGGCGGCCCTCCGCAGCCACATCTTCGCCGTTCTCGCGCTCGGGCTGGTGCCCGCGACCGCGTCGGCCGAAAGCTACACCATCAGCCCGAGCGACCTGTTGCGCCTGCGCGTGCTGGACTGGCAGCCCGTCGACGGCACGATGACCGAATGGGAGGCGATGACCGGAGAGTATCGCGTGAACGCGGACGGCACGATCTCGGTGCCGTTCCTTGGCGCGGTGGAGGCGGCCGGGCACACGCCGGCGCAGCTCGGCACGCTGATTTCGGACGGGTTGATGGAGCGTCTGGCGCTGCCGGACATGCCGGACGCCACGGTGGAGATTGCCGAATACCGCCCGGTCATCGTCGCGGGCCATGTCCGCGAGCCCGGCGAGGTGGTGTTCCGTCCCGGCCTCACGGCGCGGCAGGCCATCGCCATGGCCGGCGGCCCCAGCGACGAGATCCGCAGCAGCCCGGCGACGGTGCGCGAGCTGATCTCGGGCGAGGGGGAACTGCGGATCCTGCTCGACAGCCGCGACGGCATGCTGGCCCGCCGCGCGCGCCTGATCGCCGAGCGGAGCGGCGAGCCCGACCTTGCGCCCCCGCCGGAACTGGACACCGCGCGGGGCCGGACGCTGATCGCCGAGGAGCGCGCCTTCATGGAGCTGCGCCGCGACCAGCTTTCCCGCAACCTCGCCGCCATCGACGCCCAGAGCGAACTGCTGAAGGCCGAGATCGAGGCGCTGAAGGCAAAGACCGTCCAGCTCGAGACGCAACGCGAGCTGGCCGAGAAGGAGATGTCGAACGCCAAGAACCTGTCGGAGCGCGGCCTTGTCGCCAGCGGCCGGCTGTTCGAGACGCAGCGCACGCTGGCCACCATCGAGAGCCAGCTTCTGGACACCTCGACCGCCATCCTGCGCGCCCGGCAGGGCATCACCACCGGCGAGCGCGACCGCATCGAGCTGCAGGACGGCCGGTCATCCGAGATCGTGTCGCAGTTGCAGGAGGTCGAGGCGCAGATCCTCGAGATGGACCGCAAGATCGACACTCAGCGCAACCTGTCGGTGTCGCTGCTCAGCCAGGCCGGAGGGCAGGATCTTCCGACCAGCCCCGAGTCGCTGGCGGCGATGACCGAGGTCGTGGTCCTGCGCAACGAAGGCGAGGAGATGCGCCAGATCGCCGATGCAATGGATGCGCTGCTGGAACCCGGCGACATGGTGCAGATGACGCTGCGGCCGCCCTCGACAAACTGA
- a CDS encoding sugar transferase encodes MEFNPQSSLTPEHVSPDHIYLSSLPRRSDPLFRPVGGHFKRLIDIFIAVTALVALAPLMIGVALIIWLGSNGPILYGHQRVGFGGRTFRCWKFRSMVVDGDVVLERYLRANPDAQREWERDRKLRRDPRVTPIGAVIRMLSIDELPQLFNILAGEMSVVGPRPVVAAELRRYRGSAGHYLRTRPGLTGMWQVSGRSDLSYRQRVLLDRYYVMRWTVMADIAIILRTIPAVLRSRGSC; translated from the coding sequence ATGGAATTCAATCCTCAATCTTCATTGACGCCGGAACATGTCAGTCCGGACCACATTTACCTCTCGTCGCTGCCGCGCAGGTCCGACCCCCTCTTTCGACCCGTCGGCGGGCACTTCAAGCGACTGATCGACATCTTCATCGCGGTGACGGCGCTGGTCGCCTTGGCGCCGCTGATGATCGGTGTCGCCCTGATCATCTGGCTCGGCAGCAACGGCCCGATCCTCTACGGCCACCAGCGCGTCGGCTTCGGCGGCCGGACCTTCCGGTGCTGGAAGTTCCGCTCGATGGTGGTGGATGGCGATGTGGTGCTGGAGCGCTACCTGCGCGCCAACCCCGACGCGCAGCGCGAGTGGGAGCGGGATCGCAAGCTGCGCAGGGACCCGCGCGTCACGCCGATCGGCGCGGTGATCCGGATGCTGTCGATCGACGAGCTGCCGCAGCTGTTCAACATCCTCGCCGGCGAGATGAGCGTCGTGGGGCCGCGCCCCGTGGTGGCGGCGGAACTGCGTCGCTACCGCGGCTCGGCCGGCCACTACCTGCGCACGCGTCCCGGGCTGACCGGAATGTGGCAGGTCAGCGGCCGCAGCGACCTGAGCTACCGGCAGCGCGTCCTGCTCGACCGCTACTATGTCATGCGGTGGACCGTGATGGCGGACATCGCGATCATCCTGCGCACCATTCCGGCAGTCCTGCGGTCCCGCGGCTCCTGCTGA
- a CDS encoding glycosyltransferase family 2 protein, which yields MTDICVIIAAHDASATVAQAVRSALVQPEVAEVVVIDDASGDATAEAARAADDGTGRLTVERLARNAGPSAARNRAIAVSRAPRIAILDADDFLLPGRFARLDPGLDLAADNIVFITPDHAAALVPDALPAAPGSVEMLDAERFALGNLAQGVRRGELGFLKPVMSRAFLDRHGLRYDEGLWLGEDFDLYMRMLLRGARFGLIRAVGYVAIERSTSLSGRHRTADLAALEAACRAHLDLPAPDGTKAALRRHLDQVRAKVLLRRFLDRKAEAGLGAALGFALAPPSRFLPIARGIARDKISALRPPRPPQRERLLLPVEQPS from the coding sequence ATGACAGACATCTGCGTGATCATCGCCGCCCATGACGCCTCTGCCACCGTCGCGCAGGCGGTGCGCTCGGCGCTGGTCCAGCCCGAGGTGGCCGAGGTGGTGGTGATCGACGATGCCTCGGGCGATGCCACCGCCGAGGCCGCGCGCGCCGCCGACGACGGCACGGGCCGGCTGACGGTCGAGCGGCTGGCACGGAACGCGGGACCCTCGGCGGCCCGCAACCGCGCCATCGCGGTCTCGCGCGCCCCGCGCATCGCCATTCTTGACGCCGACGACTTCCTGCTGCCCGGCCGCTTCGCCCGGCTTGATCCGGGTCTTGACCTTGCGGCCGACAACATCGTCTTCATCACGCCCGACCATGCCGCGGCACTGGTGCCCGACGCGCTGCCCGCCGCCCCCGGATCGGTCGAGATGCTGGATGCCGAGCGGTTCGCCCTCGGCAATCTCGCGCAGGGTGTGCGGCGGGGCGAACTGGGCTTTCTCAAGCCGGTGATGTCGCGCGCCTTCCTCGACCGGCACGGGCTGCGCTATGACGAGGGCCTGTGGCTTGGCGAGGATTTCGACCTCTACATGCGCATGCTGCTGCGCGGCGCGCGCTTCGGCCTCATCCGCGCGGTGGGCTATGTGGCCATCGAGCGAAGCACCTCGCTGAGCGGCCGGCACCGCACCGCCGATCTTGCCGCGCTCGAGGCCGCCTGCCGCGCCCATCTCGACCTGCCTGCGCCGGACGGCACGAAGGCCGCACTGCGGCGTCATCTGGATCAGGTCCGGGCCAAGGTGCTGCTGCGCCGGTTCCTCGACCGCAAGGCCGAGGCCGGGCTGGGCGCGGCGCTCGGCTTCGCGCTGGCCCCGCCCTCGCGCTTCCTGCCCATTGCCCGCGGCATCGCGCGCGACAAGATCTCGGCGCTGCGCCCTCCGCGCCCGCCGCAGCGCGAACGCCTGCTGCTGCCGGTCGAGCAGCCCTCGTGA
- a CDS encoding protein-L-isoaspartate(D-aspartate) O-methyltransferase: MSGADDEEDPAERKMRFLFAVRTRGVTDARVLNAMERIDRGVFVKGLFAERAYEDMPLPIACGQTISQPSVVGLMTQALNVNPRDKVLEVGTGSGYQAAVLSQLARRVYTVDRHRRLVREATEIFHQLGLSNITALVADGSFGLPEQAPFDRILVTAAAEDPPGPLLAQLKIGGIMVVPVGQTDAVQNLIKVTRLEQGYDYEELRPVRFVPLVEGIGSD, translated from the coding sequence ATGAGCGGCGCGGACGACGAGGAGGACCCGGCCGAGCGCAAGATGCGGTTCCTGTTCGCCGTGCGGACCCGCGGCGTCACCGATGCCCGCGTGCTGAACGCGATGGAGCGGATCGACCGCGGCGTCTTCGTCAAGGGCCTGTTCGCCGAACGCGCCTACGAGGACATGCCGCTGCCCATCGCCTGCGGCCAGACCATCAGCCAGCCCTCGGTCGTCGGCCTGATGACGCAGGCGCTGAACGTGAACCCGCGCGACAAGGTGCTCGAGGTCGGCACCGGCTCGGGTTATCAGGCCGCGGTGCTGAGCCAGCTTGCCCGGCGCGTCTATACCGTGGACCGCCACCGCCGCCTCGTGCGCGAGGCGACCGAGATCTTCCACCAGCTGGGCCTGAGCAACATCACGGCGCTGGTCGCCGACGGCAGCTTCGGCCTGCCGGAACAGGCACCCTTCGACCGGATCCTTGTCACCGCCGCGGCGGAGGACCCGCCCGGCCCCCTGTTGGCACAACTCAAGATCGGCGGTATCATGGTGGTGCCGGTCGGTCAGACGGATGCGGTGCAGAACCTGATCAAGGTCACCCGGCTGGAGCAGGGCTACGACTACGAAGAACTCCGCCCCGTGCGCTTCGTCCCGCTGGTCGAGGGGATCGGGTCCGACTGA
- a CDS encoding nucleotidyltransferase family protein, whose amino-acid sequence MTFTSQQFATVRQHDCRAETEALRAALARVFGDGTCRPTDLKPQVLFEIARLNKVGLFLAPRPTDLPPAWAAIAPRIETMRLQSAARNGHSLRASVEIARLMRLAGIAHVQFKGPLQQIALYGGPCWKPTGDVDLLVAEADLAVAGAVLRGAGYEPVEAELAGWWTVHLGEQHFRRPEGGPVIDLHHRLQQPGAPRPRRTGDILARATPMPFEDEAIPVIAPPDRCLVAAIGVVKALVAHEPCAGHLCDLRASLDRLTREEAEALPGIAAEQGLSETLALASHGVDALFEGFAPRPYALGPNPLPGLDAAQLRRLLVTPWEAGLDWPRRSRILWALSGRRPLRFLREAAAAKSSELYRHWLEALLRLGLIARPQGKAA is encoded by the coding sequence ATGACCTTCACGTCGCAGCAGTTCGCGACGGTGCGGCAGCACGACTGCCGCGCCGAGACCGAGGCGCTGCGCGCCGCACTTGCCCGCGTGTTCGGCGACGGGACGTGTCGGCCGACCGACCTCAAGCCACAGGTTCTGTTCGAGATCGCCCGGCTCAACAAGGTCGGCCTCTTCCTCGCGCCGCGCCCGACGGACCTGCCGCCAGCCTGGGCCGCCATCGCCCCCAGGATCGAGACCATGCGGCTCCAGTCCGCCGCGCGGAACGGGCACAGCCTGCGCGCCAGCGTCGAGATCGCCCGGCTGATGCGCCTCGCCGGCATCGCCCATGTCCAGTTCAAGGGTCCGCTGCAACAGATCGCGCTGTATGGCGGGCCCTGCTGGAAGCCGACCGGCGACGTGGACCTGCTGGTGGCCGAGGCGGATCTCGCCGTGGCGGGGGCGGTCCTGCGCGGGGCGGGCTATGAACCGGTCGAGGCGGAACTGGCCGGCTGGTGGACGGTGCATCTGGGAGAGCAGCACTTTCGCCGGCCGGAAGGCGGGCCGGTCATTGACCTGCATCACCGGCTTCAGCAGCCCGGCGCACCGCGCCCGCGGCGGACGGGGGACATCCTCGCGCGCGCCACCCCGATGCCGTTCGAGGACGAGGCCATCCCCGTGATCGCGCCGCCCGACCGCTGCCTCGTGGCCGCGATCGGCGTGGTGAAGGCGCTGGTCGCGCACGAGCCCTGTGCCGGGCATCTATGCGACCTGCGCGCGTCGCTCGACCGGCTGACGCGCGAGGAAGCGGAGGCCCTGCCCGGAATCGCCGCGGAGCAGGGGCTGTCGGAGACGCTGGCCCTTGCCAGCCACGGCGTCGACGCGCTGTTCGAGGGGTTCGCCCCGCGGCCCTACGCGCTTGGCCCGAACCCCCTGCCCGGCCTCGATGCGGCGCAGCTGCGCAGGCTCCTCGTCACGCCGTGGGAGGCGGGCCTTGACTGGCCGCGCCGCAGCCGCATCCTCTGGGCGCTCTCCGGTCGGCGGCCGCTGCGCTTCCTGCGCGAGGCGGCCGCCGCCAAGTCCTCGGAACTCTACCGCCACTGGCTCGAGGCGCTCCTGCGCCTCGGCCTGATCGCCCGACCGCAAGGAAAAGCCGCATGA
- a CDS encoding lasso peptide biosynthesis B2 protein, with translation MRRLRRILTLKPREVVALADALQTVLRIRLAIARRRTDAVRAATAALGAEAEAPAAELRRVAWSVSAASRLVPGATCLTQALAGQRLLARRGYVSTVRISLPGGGEADFRPHAWLLSGNVIALGGSAADYGIHRPLLDYDSAGRADAAHDVSAGTGP, from the coding sequence ATGCGGCGTCTCCGGCGCATCCTGACCCTGAAGCCGCGCGAGGTCGTCGCGCTGGCCGATGCCCTGCAGACGGTGCTGCGGATCCGCCTTGCGATCGCGCGGCGCCGCACCGACGCCGTGCGGGCCGCGACGGCCGCCCTTGGTGCCGAGGCCGAGGCACCCGCGGCCGAGTTGCGCCGGGTGGCGTGGTCGGTCTCGGCGGCATCCCGGCTGGTTCCCGGGGCGACCTGTCTCACGCAGGCGCTGGCGGGCCAGCGGCTTCTGGCGCGTCGTGGCTATGTCTCGACGGTCAGGATCTCGTTGCCGGGTGGGGGCGAGGCCGACTTCCGTCCGCATGCCTGGCTGCTGTCGGGCAATGTCATCGCGCTGGGCGGAAGCGCCGCCGACTATGGCATCCATCGCCCGCTGCTCGACTACGACAGCGCCGGGCGGGCCGATGCGGCGCACGACGTCTCGGCAGGAACCGGCCCATGA
- a CDS encoding family 16 glycosylhydrolase, protein MHPRPTLRRLLPALLPLLAAVPAAAGEPASFIETFDRIDGKRWYISDGWTNGEHQNCTWSSRAVRVEDGILKLMYVPDTSGAGQHRCAEIQSDERFLHGTFEAKVRTNHRSSGINAAFFTYIGPVHKQPHDEIDFEILTRDTASVDLNTYVAGEPKNGTRVPLDPPSHEGWHVFSIQWEPERIRWFIDGKLVHEATETLPTADQKIFLSHWSTDVLTDWMGRFEPPSEPVALEVDWVAWTRPGETCQFPESVLCGAEE, encoded by the coding sequence ATGCATCCCCGTCCGACCCTGCGCCGGCTGCTGCCGGCGCTTCTGCCCCTGCTGGCCGCCGTCCCGGCCGCTGCCGGAGAGCCCGCGTCCTTCATCGAGACCTTCGACCGGATCGACGGCAAGCGGTGGTACATCTCGGACGGCTGGACCAACGGCGAGCACCAGAACTGCACCTGGTCCTCCCGGGCGGTTCGGGTGGAGGATGGCATCCTGAAGCTGATGTATGTCCCCGACACCTCCGGCGCCGGCCAGCATCGCTGCGCCGAGATCCAGTCCGACGAGCGTTTCCTGCACGGCACGTTCGAGGCGAAGGTCCGCACCAATCACCGCTCGTCGGGCATCAACGCGGCCTTCTTCACCTACATCGGCCCGGTCCACAAGCAGCCGCACGACGAGATCGACTTCGAGATCCTGACCCGCGACACGGCTTCTGTGGACCTGAACACCTATGTGGCGGGCGAGCCGAAGAACGGCACCCGGGTGCCGCTCGATCCGCCGTCGCACGAGGGCTGGCACGTGTTCTCGATCCAGTGGGAACCCGAGCGCATCCGCTGGTTCATCGACGGCAAGCTGGTGCACGAGGCGACCGAGACGCTGCCCACCGCGGACCAGAAGATCTTCCTCAGCCACTGGAGCACGGACGTGCTGACCGACTGGATGGGCAGGTTCGAGCCCCCCTCGGAACCGGTGGCGCTCGAGGTGGACTGGGTGGCATGGACGCGCCCGGGAGAGACGTGCCAGTTCCCGGAATCCGTGCTATGCGGGGCAGAAGAGTAA
- a CDS encoding O-antigen ligase, producing the protein MTVLPRSRPANALIIDVCPTTVLAFLTVMCLLLVQWIGAIAAAGFLASGCLLVVRRPQMVLVELRRYWMVFAVAGWCLLSVLWSQYPGVSLRYGIQLAVTFAIAVAIANRLSPATVLRVLFSAHLLAALLSLVFGRVREDGLGWLGIFGSKNAFSLPMSTLMLCAFAIMLDRGQPRSWRVAGLAGFALGSFMLIQAQSAGQMLATGAALAFALPFFLGRWLTLMQRFLLAGVTLALGIIAAMLVIALQDQIMTLILETTGKDATLTGRTEIWKIAFQEIARQPLNGVGFQAYWVPGNPGAEAIWEEFGISNKRGFHFHNTFISNAVEIGLIGVAIQAAAIFGAMGLVVAWAFREPRAETVFLTALMMRSIVLSMSEVVGYTQFDLATVLLVAALVFGIRSLRERRKPAVWRQAPATAPAASPAEPA; encoded by the coding sequence ATGACCGTCCTTCCGCGCAGTCGCCCGGCCAATGCCCTGATCATCGACGTCTGCCCGACCACCGTTCTGGCCTTCCTGACGGTGATGTGCCTGCTGCTGGTGCAGTGGATCGGCGCCATCGCGGCGGCGGGCTTCCTCGCCTCCGGCTGCCTGCTGGTAGTCCGGCGGCCGCAGATGGTGCTGGTGGAGCTTCGGCGCTACTGGATGGTCTTCGCCGTCGCGGGCTGGTGCCTGCTGTCGGTGCTGTGGTCGCAGTATCCCGGGGTCAGCCTGCGCTATGGCATCCAGCTGGCCGTGACCTTCGCCATCGCGGTGGCGATCGCGAACCGGCTGTCGCCGGCGACGGTCCTGCGAGTGCTGTTCAGCGCCCACCTCCTCGCGGCCCTGCTCAGCCTGGTCTTCGGGCGGGTGCGCGAGGACGGCCTGGGCTGGCTTGGCATCTTCGGATCAAAGAACGCCTTCTCGCTGCCGATGTCGACGCTGATGCTGTGCGCCTTCGCTATCATGCTGGACCGCGGCCAGCCGCGCTCGTGGCGGGTCGCGGGACTGGCCGGCTTCGCGCTGGGAAGCTTCATGCTGATCCAGGCGCAATCCGCGGGCCAGATGCTGGCCACCGGGGCGGCGCTGGCCTTCGCGCTGCCCTTCTTCCTGGGCCGCTGGCTGACGCTGATGCAGCGGTTCCTGCTGGCCGGGGTCACGCTGGCGCTCGGCATCATCGCGGCGATGCTGGTCATCGCGCTGCAGGACCAGATCATGACGCTGATCCTCGAGACCACTGGGAAGGACGCGACCCTGACCGGTCGGACCGAGATCTGGAAGATCGCCTTTCAGGAGATCGCCCGGCAACCGCTGAACGGGGTCGGCTTCCAGGCCTACTGGGTGCCCGGCAACCCCGGCGCCGAGGCGATCTGGGAAGAGTTCGGCATCAGCAACAAACGCGGGTTCCACTTCCACAACACCTTCATCTCGAATGCGGTGGAGATCGGGCTGATCGGCGTGGCCATCCAGGCCGCGGCGATCTTCGGCGCCATGGGTCTGGTCGTGGCCTGGGCCTTCCGGGAACCGCGGGCCGAGACGGTCTTCCTGACGGCCCTGATGATGCGCAGCATCGTGCTGAGCATGTCCGAGGTGGTGGGCTACACCCAGTTCGACCTGGCGACCGTCCTGCTGGTCGCGGCGCTGGTGTTCGGGATCCGCAGCCTGCGCGAACGCCGGAAGCCCGCGGTCTGGCGACAGGCACCGGCGACTGCCCCTGCGGCATCCCCGGCCGAACCGGCCTGA
- a CDS encoding glycosyltransferase, whose protein sequence is MRISVLMANWRGAAFLPEAIASVLRQSHADLELIVVDDASGDDSVAILREAAAADPRVRLIEMERNAGPSAARNRALDAATGDWLAIMDSDDVLHPDRLARLLSAAKALGVEAVADDMLFFGETPDASGRTLLQVLHLTGPMQVDATTFVEANGGTGDLPPLGYLKPLVRRDAWDGLRYDETLRVGEDYDLYLRLLLSGARLVLLPEALYLYRRHSGSISHRLSVAALEPLIAAHDRSAEGQTEPVLVEALRRRRAGLEAMLAFEHLVAAIKGRRPAEALSRLARRPLLARELLRSLGERRNRRAAEIEERHPLSIVLTADPRPVSETERLVAVPPLQAPEAIHPWPPAQQAALLSGLAARHELEICAEGREGLFWLWLVPRWRRAEVVLPSHHSVALPPGAERVSHPSLMVED, encoded by the coding sequence ATGCGGATTTCGGTGCTCATGGCGAACTGGCGCGGCGCGGCCTTCCTGCCCGAGGCGATCGCCTCGGTGCTGCGCCAGAGCCATGCGGATCTGGAACTGATCGTGGTCGACGACGCCTCGGGCGACGACAGCGTCGCGATCCTGCGCGAGGCCGCAGCCGCCGATCCCCGGGTGCGCCTGATCGAGATGGAGCGGAACGCCGGCCCCTCGGCCGCGCGCAACCGTGCGCTCGACGCGGCGACGGGCGACTGGCTGGCCATCATGGATTCCGACGATGTGCTGCATCCCGACCGGCTGGCGCGGCTTCTGTCGGCGGCCAAGGCGCTCGGCGTGGAGGCCGTGGCCGACGACATGCTGTTCTTCGGCGAGACGCCCGACGCGAGCGGGCGGACGCTGCTTCAGGTGCTTCACCTGACCGGGCCGATGCAGGTGGACGCGACGACCTTCGTCGAGGCGAACGGCGGAACGGGCGACCTGCCGCCCCTGGGCTATCTCAAACCGCTGGTGCGCCGCGACGCGTGGGACGGGCTGCGCTATGACGAGACCCTGCGCGTGGGCGAGGATTACGACCTCTACCTGCGGCTGCTGCTGTCGGGGGCGCGGCTCGTGCTGCTGCCCGAGGCGCTCTATCTCTACCGCCGGCACTCCGGCTCGATCTCGCACCGCCTGTCGGTGGCCGCGCTCGAGCCGCTCATTGCCGCCCATGACCGCTCGGCCGAGGGACAGACCGAGCCGGTGCTGGTCGAGGCGCTGCGCCGCCGTCGCGCGGGGCTCGAGGCGATGCTGGCCTTCGAGCATCTGGTGGCCGCGATCAAGGGCCGCCGGCCGGCCGAGGCACTGTCGCGGCTGGCGCGCCGGCCCCTGCTGGCCAGGGAGCTTCTGCGCAGCCTGGGCGAGCGGCGGAACCGGCGCGCGGCCGAGATCGAGGAGCGCCATCCGCTGTCGATCGTGCTGACCGCCGATCCCCGGCCGGTGTCCGAGACCGAGCGGCTGGTGGCCGTGCCGCCGCTGCAGGCGCCCGAGGCCATCCATCCCTGGCCGCCCGCGCAGCAGGCGGCGCTGCTGTCGGGCCTTGCCGCCCGGCACGAGCTGGAGATCTGCGCCGAGGGCCGCGAGGGACTGTTCTGGCTCTGGCTGGTGCCGCGCTGGCGGCGCGCCGAGGTCGTGCTGCCGTCCCATCATTCCGTCGCCCTTCCGCCCGGGGCGGAACGGGTTTCGCATCCCTCGCTGATGGTCGAGGACTGA
- the surE gene encoding 5'/3'-nucleotidase SurE produces MRILITNDDGINAPGLEVLARIAQELAGPDGEVWTVAPAFEQSGVAHAISYTHPMMIAKLGPRRYAAEGSPADCVLAALYDVLQGARPDLVLSGVNRGNNSAENVLYSGTVGGAMEAALQGLPAIALSQFLGPETEGLADPFDCARSHGARVIRLLLERGLWDGGDYRLFYNINFPPIPASGVKGHRVAAQGFRRDTSFGVEPHMSPSGRKFLWIRGGAQHSPTLPGTDAAVNLDGFVSITPMRADLTAHDRLAELEAQIG; encoded by the coding sequence ATGCGCATCCTGATCACCAACGACGACGGCATCAACGCCCCCGGCCTCGAAGTGCTGGCACGGATCGCGCAGGAGCTTGCCGGTCCGGACGGCGAGGTCTGGACCGTGGCGCCGGCCTTCGAGCAGTCCGGCGTCGCCCATGCGATCAGCTATACCCATCCGATGATGATCGCCAAGCTCGGGCCGCGCCGCTACGCGGCGGAGGGCAGCCCGGCCGACTGCGTGCTTGCCGCACTCTATGACGTGCTGCAGGGGGCTCGTCCCGACCTCGTCCTTTCGGGGGTGAACCGCGGCAACAACTCGGCCGAGAACGTGCTTTACTCCGGCACAGTGGGCGGTGCGATGGAGGCGGCGCTGCAGGGCCTTCCGGCGATCGCGCTGTCACAGTTCCTCGGGCCCGAGACCGAAGGGCTGGCCGATCCGTTCGACTGCGCCCGCAGCCACGGCGCCCGGGTGATCCGGCTGCTGCTCGAGCGCGGGCTCTGGGATGGCGGCGACTACCGGCTGTTCTACAACATCAACTTCCCGCCCATCCCCGCCTCGGGCGTCAAGGGCCATCGGGTGGCGGCGCAGGGCTTCCGGCGCGACACCTCCTTCGGGGTCGAGCCGCACATGTCGCCCTCGGGGCGCAAGTTCCTGTGGATCCGCGGCGGCGCGCAGCACAGCCCCACCCTGCCCGGCACCGACGCGGCGGTGAACCTCGACGGCTTCGTCTCGATCACGCCGATGCGCGCGGACCTGACGGCCCACGACCGCCTTGCCGAACTGGAGGCGCAGATCGGATGA
- a CDS encoding PqqD family protein, with amino-acid sequence MTIRAASGCIPCAFGDGIAIFDTNSNSYYSMNSVGEFVWSMLDRPVTLAEIVDRVAERYRIDHERCEGDIRRLVDDLAANRLVTLT; translated from the coding sequence TTGACCATCAGGGCAGCATCCGGCTGCATTCCCTGCGCATTCGGCGACGGGATCGCCATTTTCGACACCAACAGCAATTCCTACTACAGCATGAACTCCGTGGGCGAATTCGTCTGGTCCATGCTGGATCGGCCGGTGACCCTGGCCGAGATCGTCGATCGCGTCGCGGAACGCTACCGGATCGACCACGAGCGGTGCGAGGGCGACATCCGCCGGCTGGTCGATGACCTTGCCGCAAATCGTCTGGTCACGCTTACCTGA
- a CDS encoding ATP-binding protein: MSDPLSRIAAALERMSPPPLDAPDFNATEAFAWHTAPDRLEPVAKVSRVDLSLLVGVNRARDILLDNTEHFARGLPANNALLWGARGMGKSSLVKAVHAVVVAKGLPLKIVELSREDLPSVHRLLKHLRGASQRFILFCDDLSFSHDDQHYKSLKAVLDGGIEGRPENVVLYATSNRRHLMPRDMIENERSTAISPSEAVEEKVSLSDRFGLWLGFHPCSQDEYLEMIRGYCAAYALVIDEATLRAEAIEWQATRGARSGRVAWQFFTDLAARHGIAL, translated from the coding sequence ATGAGCGATCCGCTGTCGCGGATCGCGGCGGCGCTGGAGCGGATGAGCCCGCCGCCGCTGGACGCGCCCGACTTCAACGCCACCGAGGCCTTCGCCTGGCACACCGCGCCCGACCGGCTGGAGCCGGTGGCGAAGGTCTCGCGGGTGGACCTGTCGCTTCTGGTGGGGGTGAACCGGGCGCGGGACATCCTGCTGGACAATACCGAGCATTTCGCCCGCGGCCTGCCGGCGAACAACGCGCTCCTGTGGGGCGCGCGCGGCATGGGCAAGTCGAGCCTCGTGAAGGCGGTTCATGCCGTGGTCGTCGCCAAGGGGCTGCCGCTGAAGATCGTGGAACTCAGCCGCGAGGATCTGCCTTCCGTTCACCGGCTGCTGAAGCACCTGCGCGGGGCGTCGCAGCGGTTCATCCTGTTCTGCGACGACCTGTCGTTCAGCCACGACGACCAGCACTACAAGTCGTTGAAGGCGGTCCTAGACGGCGGGATCGAGGGGCGGCCCGAGAATGTGGTGCTCTATGCCACCTCGAACCGGCGCCACCTGATGCCGCGCGACATGATCGAGAACGAGCGCTCCACCGCGATCAGCCCCTCCGAGGCGGTGGAGGAGAAGGTGTCGCTGTCGGACCGCTTCGGGCTCTGGCTCGGGTTCCATCCCTGCTCGCAGGACGAGTATCTGGAGATGATCCGCGGTTACTGCGCGGCCTACGCCCTTGTCATCGACGAGGCGACGCTTCGCGCCGAGGCGATCGAGTGGCAGGCGACGCGGGGCGCGCGCTCGGGCCGGGTGGCGTGGCAGTTCTTCACCGATCTCGCGGCGCGTCACGGCATCGCGCTCTGA